GTCATCGGCGCGGGCACGGACGTCATCGCCGGGGAAGGCTGCATCATCACCGCGGGCGGCATCGACACGCACATCCACTTCATCTGTCCGCAGCAGATCGAGCATGCCATCGCCAGCGGCGTCACCACCCTCATCGGCGGCGGCACCGGTCCGTCCCACGGCACCTACGCCACCACCTGCTCACCCGGCATCTGGAACATCCACCGCATGCTGGAGGCAGCAGACGCTTTCCCGGTCAACATCGGCTTTCTCGGCAAGGGCAACTGCTCGTCCATGGACCCGCTGCGGGAGCAGGTGAAGGCCGGTGCCATCGGCCTGAAGCTCCATGAGGACTGGGGCACCACCGCCGCCGCCATCGACACCTGCCTTTCCGTCGCGGATGAACTGGACGTCCAGGTGGCCATCCACACGGACACGCTCAATGAGGCCGGTTTCCTGGAAACCACGCTCGCCGCCTTCGCCGGACGCACCATCCACACCTACCACTCGGAGGGAGCGGGCGGCGGCCATGCGCCGGACATCATCCGCGTCTGCGGGGAGTCGAACGTGCTGCCTTCCTCCACCAACCCGACGCGTCCGTTCACCGTCAACACCATCGACGAGCACCTGGACATGCTGATGGTCTGCCACCACCTGGACTCCCGCATCCCGGAGGACGTCGCCTTCGCCGAAAGCCGCATCCGCCCGGAGACCATCGCCGCGGAGGACCTGCTGCACGACCTGGGGGCCATCTCCATGATGTCGTCCGACAGCCAGGCCATGGGCCGCATCGGCGAGGTCATCACCCGCACCTGGCAGACCGCGCACAAGATGAAGGTCCAGTTCGGCCCGCTGGAGAGCGCCGACCACCCCGCCGCCGACAACTTCCGCGCGCTGCGCTACGTTTCCAAATACACCATCTGCCCCGCGCTCACCCATGGCATCGCCCATGAGGTCGGCAGCATCGAGGTGGGCAAGCTCGCGGACCTCGTCGTCTGGAAGCCCGCGTTCTTCGGCGTGAAGCCGGAGACCATCCTGAAAGGCGGCCTCATCGCGTGGGCGAACATGGGCGACCCGAACGCCTCTATCCCCACGCCGCAACCGATGATGTACCGCCCGCAGTTCGGCGCGTTCGGAAAGGCCATCCACTCCACCTCCGTCACCTTCGTCAGCCAGTGCTCGCTGGAGGACGGCGGCCTCGACCACCTGGGGTTGAAAAAGCGCCTCGTCGCCGTGAAGGGCTGCCGCACCGTCACCAAGGCGGACCTTCCGTTCAACAACGCCCAGCCCGACATCACCGTCGATCCGGAAACCTACACCGTCACCGCCGACTGCAAGGCACTCCGCTGTGAGCCGCTGGCGGAACTGCCGCTGGCACAGCGGTATTTCCTGTTCTGAACCTATCCACCTGGCATATTGGCAAGGATGAGTTCCAAAGACAAAAGCCCATCTCCCGCGAGAGGAGTCACGCCCACCAGCATCGGCGGCATCCTGCTGCAGGCCATCGCCCGGTGGTTCCGGAGAAAGTGACCATGCACCTCATCCACCGCATGCTCGCGGAAGCGTCCGCGCTTCCAGCCACGGCACAGGTCACGCTTTCCGCCGAGCGCCGCCAGTTCCTCAAGCGCCGCTGGCGTGGCATCGCGCAGGACGGCACCGAGTTCGGCTTCGACCTGGAGGCGCGCCTCACCGACGGCTGCGTCATCCACCAGGCGGATGGGAAGGACTACATCGTCCGCCAGCTCCCGGAGGTGGTGTATGAAATCCCCATCACCTCCCCGGAGCAGGCCGCGCTCGTCGGCTGGAAGTCCGGCAACCTCCACATGCCCGCGCAGATCCTGCCGGACTGCATCCGCATCCTCCATGACGATGCGATGAAGCAACTGCTCGAACGCGAGGGCTGGCCTTTCACCGAGCCGGAGGTCGTCTTCACCCCCATGAAAGCCATGGCCCATGCACCCTGACCCATGGCTGTGGCTGCTGCAGGCGAATGACACCGCCTATCCCTCCGGCTCCTACGCCCATTCCTTCGGGCTGGAGGAACTGGTGGAGTGCGGCGTGGTGAAAACCGGAGCCGACTTGGAGACGCTCCTCGAAAACCAGGTGCTGCCGAACCTCCTCACCTTCGAGATCCCGCACTTCGTCACCGCCCACGCCGCCGCC
The nucleotide sequence above comes from Akkermansiaceae bacterium. Encoded proteins:
- the ureC gene encoding urease subunit alpha; translated protein: MKQTRKNYAGMFGPTVGDQVRLGDTEIFIEVERDLIAENGGYGNEVKFGGGKVIRDGMAQHPLATDEEVLDLVITNALILDAAHGVIKADIGIKHGRIAGIGHAGNPLLQDGITMVIGAGTDVIAGEGCIITAGGIDTHIHFICPQQIEHAIASGVTTLIGGGTGPSHGTYATTCSPGIWNIHRMLEAADAFPVNIGFLGKGNCSSMDPLREQVKAGAIGLKLHEDWGTTAAAIDTCLSVADELDVQVAIHTDTLNEAGFLETTLAAFAGRTIHTYHSEGAGGGHAPDIIRVCGESNVLPSSTNPTRPFTVNTIDEHLDMLMVCHHLDSRIPEDVAFAESRIRPETIAAEDLLHDLGAISMMSSDSQAMGRIGEVITRTWQTAHKMKVQFGPLESADHPAADNFRALRYVSKYTICPALTHGIAHEVGSIEVGKLADLVVWKPAFFGVKPETILKGGLIAWANMGDPNASIPTPQPMMYRPQFGAFGKAIHSTSVTFVSQCSLEDGGLDHLGLKKRLVAVKGCRTVTKADLPFNNAQPDITVDPETYTVTADCKALRCEPLAELPLAQRYFLF